From a region of the Cucumis sativus cultivar 9930 chromosome 6, Cucumber_9930_V3, whole genome shotgun sequence genome:
- the LOC101204915 gene encoding uncharacterized protein LOC101204915 has product MRESSTTTTVLRRRRMVDDDYDDDDDIDINDIDIQIDENRMMTMKMKPAWLRALMSNSNFFTPCGLHHSRRKNEMNVFCLHCCLSICPHCLPSHRSHPLLQIRRYVYHDVVRLGDLEKLIDCSYIQPYTINGAKVIFLNHRPQSRPCKAPSNVCLTCDRILQEPFHFCSLSCKVDHMVLEEADLSSILFRFDESDFAFSQFEGLRMDGSEVTDDDAQITPNFDSLQCQGLSYSISNEATSNSVVSREQEIVKKKKKSNGFLPGIVLSLGSRRKGAPQRSPLS; this is encoded by the exons ATGAGAGAATCATCAACTACAACTACTGTATTAAGAAGACGAAGAATGGTTGATGATGATTATGACGACGACGACGATATTGATATTAATGATATCGATATCCAGATTGATGAAAACAGGATGATGACGATGAAGATGAAACCAGCATGGCTTCGAGCTTTAATGTCGAATTCTAATTTCTTCACTCCTTGTGGTCTCCATCATTCTCGCCGGAAGAACGAGATGAACGTCTTCTGTTTGCACTGTTGCCTCAGCATTTGCCCTCACTGTCTTCCTTCTCATCGCTCTCATCCTCTTCTTCAG ATTCGACGGTATGTTTATCATGACGTGGTTCGGCTGGGTGATCTCGAGAAGCTCATCGACTGTTCTTATATTCAG CCTTACACCATAAATGGTGCCAAAGTGATATTCTTGAATCACAGGCCACAGTCTAGGCCTTGCAAAGCTCCTTCCAATGTTTGTTTAACTTGTGATAGGATTCTTCAAGAGCCTTTTCACTTCTGTTCCCTCTCATGCAAG GTTGATCATATGGTATTGGAAGAGGCAGATCTTTCCAGTATTTTGTTCAGGTTTGACGAATCAGATTTCGCATTTTCACAATTTGAAGGATTGCGGATGGATGGCTCGGAGGTTACCGACGACGATGCCCAGATCACTCCAAACTTCGACTCTTTACAATGCCAAGGTTTGTCGTACTCGATCTCGAATGAAGCCACAAGCAATTCGGTAGTCTCACGAGAACAGGAgattgtgaagaagaagaagaagagcaaTGGTTTCCTTCCTGGAATTGTTCTCTCTCTTGGTAGCCGGAGAAAGGGTGCTCCCCAAAGGTCACCATTGTCTTAG